In Portunus trituberculatus isolate SZX2019 chromosome 24, ASM1759143v1, whole genome shotgun sequence, a single genomic region encodes these proteins:
- the LOC123508087 gene encoding uncharacterized protein LOC123508087, with protein MENYFREKKRFVARRKRSEGSGRLGPTTDTSQNPVEQDEDDYKRPLEDMLLKVREKKDASHQTYWLPESPYSLGGYAEYVPVRQMVVAASQAAVQDEEGGWSLQLFSLQNLCTTSLKVLVPGYPLEGILFTATQRPQEGLSVPQLDLPAVIDYMRSFFETGIHLLEVVQDKTRVTTRFVVGSWKDPRMPDLPFYTPRAHGGPFFRNRYGNYSMLKTVKLYRSARRLNHNLEFFISVSREQKTRLEEMCNQA; from the exons ATGGAGAATTAttttagagaaaagaaacgtTTTGTagcgagaaggaaaagaagtgagggCAGTGGACGTCTTGGCCCGACTACAGACACTTCCCAGAACCCAGTGGAGCAG GACGAGGATGATTACAAAAGGCCCTTGGAGGACATGTTACtgaaggtgagggaaaaaaaagacgcaTCACACCAGACTTACTGGCTGCCAGAGTCACCGTACAGCTTAGGAGGTTATGCAGAATACGTTCCGGTGAGGCAGATGGTGGTGGCCGCTTCCCAAGCAGCCGtacaggacgaggagggagggtggtcaCTGCAGCTTTTTTCCTTACAAAATCTTTGTACCACGTCTCTTAAGGTCTTGGTGCCAGGATACCCTCTCGAAGGAATCCTGTTCACTGCCACTCAGCGCCCTCAGGAAGGACTAAGTGTACCGCAGCTAGACTTACCAGCAGTCATAGATTACATGAGAAGCTTTTTCGAGACCGGAATTCACTTGCTGGAGGTGGTACAGGACAAAACGCGCGTCACAACTAGGTTTGTTGTAGGTTCCTGGAAGGATCCTCGCATGCCAGACCTTCCCTTCTACACTCCAAGGGCACATGGCGGACCGTTCTTCAGGAATAGGTACGGCAACTACTCGATGCTCAAGACGGTGAAACTGTACCGCAGTGCTCGACGTCTCAATCATAACCTTGAGTTTTTCATCTCCGTCAGCAGGGAGCAGAAAACACGCCTGGAAGAAATGTGCAACCAGGCGTAG